The following proteins are encoded in a genomic region of Poecilia reticulata strain Guanapo linkage group LG11, Guppy_female_1.0+MT, whole genome shotgun sequence:
- the txnl4a gene encoding thioredoxin-like protein 4A: MSYMLPHLHNGWQVDQAILSEEDRVLVIRFGHDWDPTCMKMDEVLYSIAEKVKNFAVIYLVDITEVPDFNKMYELYDPCTAMFFFRNKHIMIDLGTGNNNKINWIIEDKQEMIDIVETVYRGARKGRGLVVSPKDYSTKYRY; encoded by the exons ATGTCGTACATGTTGCCACATCTCCACAATGGCTGGCAGGTGGACCAAGCCATCCTATCTGAGGAGGACCGAGTCCTGGTCATCCGCTTCGGACACGACTGGGACCCAACGTGTATGAAGATGGACGAGGTTCTTTACAGCATCGCTGAAAAG GTCAAAAACTTTGCTGTCATTTACCTCGTGGACATCACAGAAGTGCCCGATTTCAACAAAATGTATGAATTGTACGACCCCTGCACCGCCATGTTCTTCTTCAG GAACAAACACATCATGATTGATCTGGGCACTGGTAACAACAACAAGATCAACTGGATCATAGAGGACAAGCAGGAGATGATAGACATTGTTGAAACAGTGTACCGAGGAGCGCGGAAAGGAAGAGGCTTAGTGGTGTCTCCCAAGGATTATTCCACTAAATAcagatattga